The following are encoded together in the Citrobacter arsenatis genome:
- the napB gene encoding nitrate reductase cytochrome c-type subunit has translation MKSHDLIKKLSQWAALLTLVVSGAVWAANGVDLSQSPEVSGTQEGAIRMPKEQVRMPLNYVNQPPMVPHSVEGYQVTTNTNRCLQCHGVESYRTTGAPRISPTHFMDSDGKVLAEVAPRRYFCLQCHVPQADAAPIVENTFTPSKGYGK, from the coding sequence ATGAAAAGCCATGACCTGATTAAAAAGCTGAGTCAATGGGCGGCCCTGCTTACCCTGGTCGTCAGTGGGGCCGTTTGGGCTGCAAACGGAGTGGATCTGAGCCAGTCACCGGAAGTCTCAGGGACACAGGAAGGGGCGATTCGCATGCCGAAAGAGCAAGTGCGTATGCCGCTGAACTATGTGAATCAGCCGCCGATGGTTCCGCACAGCGTTGAAGGGTATCAGGTGACGACTAACACTAACCGCTGCCTGCAATGCCACGGTGTGGAAAGCTATCGCACCACCGGTGCGCCGCGCATCAGTCCGACGCACTTTATGGACAGCGACGGCAAGGTATTGGCTGAAGTCGCGCCGCGTCGTTATTTCTGCCTGCAATGTCACGTTCCGCAGGCTGACGCCGCGCCGATTGTTGAAAATACCTTCACCCCCTCGAAAGGTTACG
- the napH gene encoding quinol dehydrogenase ferredoxin subunit NapH, producing MANRKRDAGREAQAKKGWWKSHRWLLLRRLSQFLILAMFLSGPWLGVWIMHGNYSSSLLLDAIPFTDPLITLQSLASGHLPATVALTGAAIITVLYALAGKRLFCSWVCPMNPVTDLASWLRRRFDLNQSATLPRHIRYVLLVVILVGSALTGTLLWEWINPVSLLGRSLVMGFGSGALLILALFLFDLLVVEHGWCGHLCPLGALYSVVGSKGALTVSAKERNRCNRCMDCFHVCPEPHVLRAPVLDEQSPVQVTSRDCMACGRCVDVCSEDVFTITTRWSSGAKQ from the coding sequence ATGGCAAATCGTAAACGGGATGCCGGGCGTGAAGCGCAGGCAAAAAAAGGATGGTGGAAGAGCCATCGCTGGCTGCTACTGCGTCGTCTGAGCCAGTTTCTGATACTGGCGATGTTCCTGAGCGGCCCGTGGCTTGGCGTGTGGATCATGCATGGTAACTACAGCAGTAGTTTGCTGCTGGACGCCATTCCGTTCACCGATCCGCTGATTACCCTGCAAAGCCTGGCCAGTGGACACCTGCCGGCGACGGTGGCGTTAACGGGGGCGGCCATCATCACGGTGCTGTATGCCCTGGCCGGTAAGCGACTGTTTTGCAGTTGGGTTTGTCCTATGAATCCGGTCACCGATTTAGCCAGCTGGTTGCGCAGAAGGTTTGACCTGAATCAGTCCGCAACCCTGCCGCGCCATATACGTTACGTCCTGCTGGTGGTTATCCTGGTTGGTTCCGCATTGACCGGTACGTTGCTGTGGGAGTGGATAAACCCAGTTTCTCTACTCGGACGCAGCCTGGTAATGGGATTTGGCAGCGGAGCGCTGCTGATCCTCGCGCTGTTTTTATTTGATCTACTGGTCGTTGAGCATGGCTGGTGCGGGCATCTTTGCCCACTGGGTGCGCTGTATAGCGTGGTGGGGAGTAAAGGTGCATTAACCGTTTCGGCAAAAGAACGTAACAGATGTAACCGCTGTATGGATTGTTTTCATGTTTGCCCGGAACCGCATGTGCTACGTGCGCCGGTGCTGGATGAGCAAAGTCCGGTGCAGGTAACCAGCCGCGATTGCATGGCCTGCGGTCGCTGCGTGGATGTCTGTTCTGAGGATGTTTTTACAATAACAACACGATGGAGTTCGGGAGCGAAACAATGA
- the napG gene encoding ferredoxin-type protein NapG gives MSRSAKPQNGRRRFLRDMVRAAGGLAVVGVALGLQQQTARASGVRLRPPGALSEEAFASACVRCGQCVQACPYDTLKLATLASGLAAGTPYFVARDIPCEMCEDIPCAKVCPSGALDREIESIDDSRMGLAVLLDHENCLNYQGLRCDVCYRECPKIDEAITLELDRNMRTGKHARFIPTVHSDACTGCGKCEKVCVLEQPAIKVLPLSLAKGELGHHYRFGWLEGNNGKS, from the coding sequence ATGTCCCGGTCAGCAAAACCCCAAAATGGCCGCCGCCGCTTTCTGCGCGACATGGTTCGCGCAGCGGGTGGGCTGGCCGTCGTTGGCGTGGCGCTGGGGTTGCAACAACAAACCGCGCGTGCAAGCGGCGTGCGGTTGCGTCCGCCAGGCGCACTGAGCGAGGAAGCATTCGCCAGCGCCTGCGTGCGCTGCGGTCAGTGCGTTCAGGCGTGTCCGTATGACACGCTAAAACTGGCGACGCTGGCCTCCGGGCTGGCGGCCGGTACGCCGTATTTTGTCGCCCGCGATATTCCTTGCGAAATGTGTGAGGACATTCCGTGCGCCAAAGTCTGCCCCAGCGGCGCGTTGGACAGGGAAATTGAATCCATTGACGATTCGCGTATGGGACTGGCGGTACTGCTGGATCACGAAAACTGCCTTAACTATCAAGGGCTGCGCTGCGACGTTTGTTATCGCGAGTGCCCGAAAATCGATGAGGCGATCACCCTGGAGCTGGACCGCAACATGCGTACCGGCAAGCATGCGCGGTTTATTCCAACCGTGCACAGCGATGCCTGTACCGGCTGTGGGAAATGCGAAAAAGTCTGCGTACTGGAACAGCCAGCAATAAAAGTGCTGCCGCTGTCGCTGGCGAAAGGGGAGTTAGGACACCATTACCGCTTCGGTTGGCTGGAGGGGAACAATGGCAAATCGTAA
- the napA gene encoding nitrate reductase catalytic subunit NapA: MKLSRRSFMKANAVAAAAAAAGLSVPGVARAVVGQQEAIKWDKAPCRFCGTGCGVLVGTQQGRVVACQGDPDAPVNRGLNCIKGYFLPKIMYGKDRLTQPMLRMKDGKYHKEGEFTPISWDQAFDVMEEKFKTSMKEKGPESIGMFGSGQWTIWEGYAAAKLFKAGFRSNNIDPNARHCMASAVVGFMRTFGMDEPMGCYDDIEHADAFVLWGANMAEMHPILWSRITNRRLSDPNVNVAVLSTFQHRSFELADNGMVFTPQTDLVILNYIANYIIQNNAINQDFFSKHVNLRKGVTDIGYGLRPTHPLEKAAKNPGSDASEPMSFEDYKAFVAEYTLDKTAEMTGVPKDQLEQLAQLYADPKKKVISYWTMGFNQHTRGVWANNLVYNLHLLTGKISQPGCGPFSLTGQPSACGTAREVGTFSHRLPADMVVTNEKHRDICEKHWNIPSGTIPAKIGLHAVAQDRALKDGKLNVYWTMCTNNMQAGPNINEERMPGWRDPRNFIIVSDPYPTVSALSADLILPTAMWVEKEGAYGNAERRTQFWRQQIKAPGESKSDLWQLVQFSRRFKTEEVWPEELLAQKPELRGKTLYDVLFATPAVTKFPVAELAEDQLNDESRELGFYLQKGLFEEYAWFGRGHGHDLAPFDDYHKARGLRWPVVEGKETQWRYSEGNDPYVKAGESYKFYGKPDGKAVIFALPFEPAAEAPDKEYDLWLSTGRVLEHWHTGSMTRRVPELHRAFPEAVLFIHPLDAKARDLRRGDKVKVVSRRGEVISIVETRGRNRPPQGLVYMPFFDAAQLVNNLTLDATDPLSKETDFKKCAVKLAKV, from the coding sequence ATGAAACTCAGTCGTCGTAGCTTTATGAAAGCTAACGCCGTTGCGGCCGCTGCGGCGGCTGCCGGGTTAAGCGTGCCGGGCGTAGCCCGCGCGGTAGTCGGTCAGCAAGAAGCCATCAAATGGGACAAAGCCCCGTGCCGTTTTTGCGGGACGGGCTGTGGCGTATTGGTCGGGACGCAGCAAGGGCGTGTTGTGGCATGCCAGGGCGATCCGGATGCGCCGGTTAACCGTGGGCTTAACTGCATCAAAGGTTATTTCCTGCCGAAAATCATGTACGGAAAAGACCGTTTAACGCAGCCGATGCTGCGCATGAAAGACGGCAAGTATCACAAAGAAGGCGAGTTCACCCCGATTAGCTGGGACCAGGCATTTGACGTGATGGAAGAGAAATTCAAAACGTCGATGAAAGAGAAAGGCCCGGAATCTATCGGTATGTTCGGCTCTGGCCAGTGGACGATTTGGGAAGGTTATGCCGCAGCCAAACTGTTTAAAGCGGGTTTCCGTTCCAATAATATCGACCCGAACGCACGTCACTGCATGGCGTCAGCGGTAGTCGGCTTTATGCGTACCTTCGGTATGGATGAACCGATGGGCTGCTATGACGATATCGAGCATGCCGATGCCTTCGTCCTGTGGGGCGCGAATATGGCAGAGATGCACCCGATCCTGTGGTCACGCATCACCAACCGCCGTCTGTCCGATCCTAACGTGAACGTCGCGGTTCTCTCCACCTTCCAGCACCGCAGCTTTGAGCTGGCGGATAACGGTATGGTGTTTACGCCGCAAACCGATCTGGTGATCCTCAACTACATCGCGAACTACATCATTCAAAACAATGCGATAAACCAGGATTTCTTTAGCAAACACGTTAACCTGCGTAAAGGCGTGACAGACATCGGCTACGGTCTGCGTCCAACCCATCCGCTGGAAAAAGCGGCGAAGAATCCGGGATCCGATGCCTCAGAACCGATGAGCTTTGAGGATTACAAAGCTTTCGTTGCTGAGTACACGCTGGATAAAACCGCCGAAATGACCGGCGTACCGAAAGATCAACTGGAACAGCTGGCGCAGCTGTATGCCGATCCGAAGAAAAAAGTCATCTCCTACTGGACGATGGGCTTCAACCAGCACACTCGCGGCGTGTGGGCCAACAACCTGGTCTATAACCTGCACCTGCTGACCGGTAAAATTTCCCAGCCGGGCTGCGGTCCGTTCTCTTTGACCGGTCAGCCTTCTGCCTGCGGGACCGCGCGTGAAGTCGGTACGTTCTCCCATCGTCTGCCTGCGGATATGGTGGTAACGAACGAAAAACACCGTGATATTTGCGAGAAGCACTGGAATATCCCGTCAGGGACCATTCCGGCAAAAATCGGTCTGCACGCCGTGGCGCAAGACCGCGCGCTGAAAGATGGCAAGCTCAATGTCTACTGGACGATGTGTACCAACAACATGCAGGCCGGTCCGAACATCAACGAAGAGCGTATGCCGGGCTGGCGCGATCCGCGCAACTTCATCATCGTCTCCGATCCGTACCCGACGGTCAGCGCCTTGTCTGCTGACCTGATCCTGCCGACCGCGATGTGGGTAGAGAAAGAAGGGGCCTACGGTAACGCGGAACGCCGCACTCAGTTCTGGCGTCAGCAGATTAAAGCGCCGGGCGAATCAAAATCGGATCTGTGGCAACTGGTGCAGTTCTCTCGTCGCTTCAAAACCGAAGAAGTTTGGCCGGAAGAGCTGCTGGCGCAGAAACCGGAGCTGCGCGGCAAAACGCTGTACGACGTACTGTTTGCTACGCCAGCAGTAACGAAATTCCCGGTGGCTGAACTGGCTGAAGATCAACTGAACGATGAATCCCGCGAGCTGGGCTTCTACCTGCAAAAAGGGTTGTTCGAAGAGTACGCCTGGTTTGGTCGCGGCCACGGGCATGACCTTGCGCCGTTTGATGATTACCACAAAGCGCGCGGCTTACGCTGGCCGGTCGTTGAGGGTAAAGAGACTCAGTGGCGCTACAGCGAAGGCAACGACCCTTATGTGAAAGCGGGGGAAAGCTACAAGTTCTATGGTAAGCCGGACGGCAAAGCGGTCATCTTCGCGCTGCCATTTGAACCTGCCGCCGAAGCGCCGGATAAAGAGTACGACCTGTGGCTTTCTACCGGTCGCGTGCTGGAGCACTGGCATACCGGCAGCATGACGCGTCGCGTGCCTGAACTGCACCGTGCGTTCCCGGAAGCGGTGCTGTTTATCCACCCGCTGGATGCAAAAGCACGCGATCTGCGCCGTGGCGATAAAGTCAAAGTGGTTTCCCGCCGTGGCGAAGTGATCTCGATTGTTGAAACGCGCGGGCGTAACCGTCCGCCACAGGGGCTGGTGTACATGCCGTTCTTCGACGCCGCACAGCTGGTGAACAACCTGACGCTGGATGCGACGGATCCGCTCTCCAAAGAGACGGATTTCAAGAAGTGCGCCGTGAAACTGGCGAAGGTGTAA
- the napD gene encoding chaperone NapD, translated as MDNNWQVCSLVVQAKSQHINDIATQLRSFPGCEVALSDVESGQLIVVVEAEHSETLMKTIESVRNVAGVLAVSLVYHQQDEQGEETP; from the coding sequence ATGGACAATAACTGGCAGGTCTGCAGCCTGGTCGTTCAGGCCAAAAGTCAGCATATCAATGATATCGCCACCCAGTTGCGTTCGTTTCCGGGTTGCGAAGTTGCACTCAGCGATGTCGAAAGCGGTCAGTTGATCGTGGTGGTGGAAGCTGAGCACAGCGAAACGTTAATGAAAACTATTGAGTCAGTACGCAACGTTGCGGGCGTACTGGCGGTGTCGCTGGTTTATCACCAGCAGGATGAGCAAGGTGAGGAAACACCATGA
- the napF gene encoding ferredoxin-type protein NapF: MVDLSRRGMLTGSWRNASAGIRPPWSKEDSHFLAHCLRCDVCIQACETDILQRGQGGYPSVNFKHGECSFCYACAEACPESLFLPRHTRAWDLNFTIGENCLAHQSVECHRCQDSCEPMAITFRPTLSGIYQPQLDNQDCNGCGACVAICPVSAINAEYNHGQ; this comes from the coding sequence ATGGTTGATTTATCCCGTCGAGGCATGTTGACAGGCAGTTGGCGAAACGCCAGCGCAGGGATCCGTCCGCCGTGGAGCAAGGAAGACTCTCACTTTCTGGCCCATTGCCTCCGTTGTGACGTCTGCATCCAGGCGTGCGAAACCGACATCCTGCAGCGAGGCCAGGGTGGTTATCCGAGCGTAAATTTCAAACACGGCGAGTGCAGCTTTTGCTATGCCTGCGCAGAAGCCTGTCCCGAATCACTTTTTCTTCCGCGCCACACCAGGGCATGGGATCTGAATTTTACGATCGGGGAAAACTGTCTCGCACATCAGTCCGTTGAATGTCATCGCTGTCAGGATAGCTGTGAACCCATGGCAATAACCTTTCGTCCCACGCTGTCCGGCATTTATCAGCCGCAGCTCGACAATCAGGACTGTAACGGATGTGGTGCCTGTGTCGCTATCTGTCCGGTATCAGCCATTAACGCGGAGTACAACCATGGACAATAA
- the eco gene encoding serine protease inhibitor ecotin, whose amino-acid sequence MKTIVPAVLFAAFASTSAWAASNDAAAQPLEKVAPYPKAEKGMKRQVIQLTPEKDESTLKVELLIGQTLEVDCNQHRLGGELDSKTLEGWGYDYYVLDKVTSPVSTMMACPDGKKEKKFITAYLGDDGMLRYNSKLPIVVYTPENVEVKYRIWKAEEKIQDAVAR is encoded by the coding sequence ATGAAGACAATTGTCCCTGCCGTACTTTTCGCCGCCTTTGCCAGCACCTCTGCATGGGCTGCCAGTAACGATGCCGCCGCTCAACCGCTGGAAAAAGTCGCCCCTTATCCTAAGGCGGAAAAGGGGATGAAACGCCAGGTTATCCAGCTAACCCCTGAGAAAGACGAATCTACTCTGAAAGTAGAACTGCTGATCGGACAAACGCTGGAAGTTGACTGCAACCAACACCGCCTGGGCGGAGAACTGGACAGCAAAACGCTGGAAGGTTGGGGATATGACTACTACGTCTTGGACAAAGTTACATCTCCGGTTTCAACCATGATGGCCTGCCCGGACGGTAAGAAAGAGAAGAAATTCATTACTGCTTATCTGGGTGATGACGGTATGCTGCGTTACAACAGCAAGTTGCCGATTGTTGTCTACACCCCGGAAAACGTGGAAGTTAAATATCGTATCTGGAAAGCGGAAGAGAAGATTCAGGACGCAGTCGCGCGCTAA
- the mqo gene encoding malate dehydrogenase (quinone): protein MKKVTAMLFTMAVGLNVVSMAAKAKAAEEQETDVLLIGGGIMSATLGTYLQELEPQWSMTMVERLDGVAQESSNGWNNAGTGHSALMELNYTPKKADGSISIEKAVEINEAFQISRQFWAYQVNNGVMHEPRSFITTVPHMSFVWGDENVNFLRARYTALQQSTLFRGMRYSEDHAQIKEWAPLVMEGRDPQQKVAATRTEIGTDVNYGEITRQLIASLQKKPNFALQLSTEVRGFKRNADNSWTVTVADLKNNEAEHDIKAKFVFIGAGGAALKLLQETDIPEAKGYAGFPVGGQFLVADNPDVVNRHLAKVYGQASVGAPPMSVPHIDTRILDGKRVVLFGPFATFSTKFLKNGSLWDLLSSTTTSNFMPMVNVGLDNFDLVKYLVSQVMLSDDDRFAALQEYYPQAKKEDWRLWQAGQRVQIIKSDAEKGGVLRLGTEVVSDKEGTIAALLGASPGASTAAPIMLHLMEKVFKDKVASPEWQAKLKTIIPSYGTKLNGNIAATEQELQYTSEVLGLKYDKPQVADEAPKPQLKPQAQPQSEQKAVADIAL from the coding sequence ATGAAAAAAGTGACTGCCATGCTCTTCACCATGGCTGTAGGGCTGAACGTTGTCTCGATGGCAGCAAAAGCGAAAGCGGCGGAAGAGCAGGAAACGGATGTACTGTTGATTGGCGGCGGCATCATGAGCGCCACGTTGGGAACCTATTTACAGGAACTTGAGCCGCAATGGTCAATGACCATGGTTGAGCGACTGGATGGCGTTGCTCAGGAAAGCTCAAACGGCTGGAATAACGCCGGAACGGGACACTCCGCACTGATGGAGCTGAACTACACGCCTAAAAAGGCTGACGGTAGCATCAGCATTGAAAAGGCCGTCGAAATCAACGAAGCCTTCCAGATTTCCCGCCAGTTTTGGGCCTATCAGGTCAATAATGGCGTGATGCATGAACCACGCTCGTTTATCACCACCGTTCCGCACATGAGTTTTGTCTGGGGTGACGAGAACGTCAACTTCCTGCGCGCCCGTTACACCGCACTGCAGCAGAGCACCTTATTCCGTGGTATGCGTTATTCCGAAGATCACGCGCAGATCAAAGAGTGGGCGCCGCTGGTCATGGAAGGCCGCGATCCGCAGCAGAAAGTTGCAGCAACGCGTACCGAGATTGGTACTGACGTGAACTACGGCGAAATCACGCGCCAACTGATTGCTTCATTGCAGAAAAAGCCCAACTTTGCGCTGCAACTGAGCACCGAAGTCCGTGGCTTTAAGCGTAATGCTGATAATAGCTGGACGGTGACGGTCGCCGATCTGAAAAATAACGAAGCGGAACACGATATCAAGGCGAAGTTTGTCTTTATCGGTGCTGGTGGCGCTGCGCTGAAGCTGTTGCAGGAAACCGACATTCCGGAAGCGAAAGGCTATGCCGGATTCCCGGTTGGCGGGCAGTTCCTGGTTGCGGACAATCCGGATGTGGTAAATCGCCACCTGGCGAAAGTGTACGGTCAGGCTTCCGTTGGCGCGCCGCCGATGTCCGTACCGCATATCGATACCCGTATCCTTGATGGCAAACGCGTCGTGCTGTTTGGGCCGTTCGCGACATTCTCCACCAAGTTCCTGAAAAACGGTTCATTGTGGGATCTGCTCAGCTCGACCACCACCTCAAACTTTATGCCGATGGTCAACGTGGGCCTGGATAACTTCGATCTGGTTAAATATCTGGTAAGCCAGGTAATGCTCAGTGACGACGACCGTTTCGCCGCGCTGCAAGAGTACTATCCGCAGGCGAAAAAAGAAGACTGGCGTTTATGGCAGGCGGGCCAGCGTGTGCAGATCATCAAAAGCGATGCGGAGAAGGGCGGCGTGCTGCGTCTGGGCACTGAAGTCGTCAGCGATAAAGAAGGCACGATTGCTGCGCTGCTGGGGGCTTCTCCGGGTGCGTCAACCGCCGCGCCGATTATGCTGCATCTGATGGAAAAAGTGTTTAAAGATAAAGTGGCTAGCCCCGAGTGGCAGGCGAAGCTGAAAACCATTATTCCGTCTTATGGTACTAAGCTGAACGGTAACATTGCGGCTACGGAACAAGAGCTGCAGTACACCAGTGAGGTTCTGGGGCTGAAATATGACAAGCCGCAGGTTGCTGATGAAGCGCCAAAGCCACAGCTGAAACCTCAGGCACAACCGCAGTCTGAGCAGAAAGCCGTCGCGGATATCGCACTGTAA
- a CDS encoding SulP family inorganic anion transporter, whose amino-acid sequence MSATQTSSVAAPNNATRVVLRQPRLLVRETLAGVVTALALIPEVISFSVIAGVDPKVSLIASVVLCLAMSFLGGRPAMVTAAAGSVALVIGPMVHQYGVQYILPAVVLAGIIQILFGVMGMARLMRFIPTAVMTGFVNALGILIFFAQVPHFWGKSPLIWGLFALTLLIVLWVPRFIKTIPAPLIAIVLLTVFTVTSGQLLPTVGDEGSMSGGLPGLTQLLVPLNLHTLAIIWPCALSIAFVGLMESLLTARLVDDLTVTPSNKNRESTGLGIANILAGFYGGIAGCAMIGQTIVNVEMGKGRSRVSTVAAGLVLLLLVTALSEVMAKIPMSVLAGIMVIVAVKTFSWHSIQPGTLAKLPVTETLVMLVTVAATVSTGNLAIGVVAGVITMLILPRIVRRKRTATSETALPDREK is encoded by the coding sequence ATGTCTGCAACTCAAACATCCTCTGTCGCTGCGCCGAATAACGCCACTCGTGTCGTCCTGCGCCAACCCCGTCTACTGGTTCGTGAAACGCTTGCCGGTGTGGTAACCGCCCTGGCGCTGATCCCGGAAGTGATCTCTTTTTCCGTTATCGCCGGTGTTGATCCTAAAGTCAGCCTGATTGCCTCGGTCGTACTGTGCCTGGCGATGTCCTTTTTAGGTGGACGTCCGGCAATGGTAACCGCCGCTGCAGGCTCGGTTGCGCTGGTCATTGGTCCGATGGTGCATCAATACGGGGTACAATACATCCTGCCTGCGGTGGTACTGGCCGGGATTATTCAGATCCTGTTTGGCGTAATGGGGATGGCGCGTCTGATGCGTTTCATTCCTACGGCCGTCATGACCGGTTTTGTCAACGCGCTGGGTATTTTGATTTTCTTTGCCCAGGTCCCGCATTTCTGGGGTAAAAGCCCGCTAATCTGGGGACTATTTGCCCTGACGCTGCTAATTGTGCTGTGGGTTCCGCGGTTTATTAAAACGATCCCCGCGCCGCTTATCGCCATCGTGCTACTGACCGTGTTCACTGTTACCAGCGGACAACTGTTACCAACCGTCGGTGACGAAGGTTCAATGAGCGGCGGTCTGCCAGGATTAACGCAGTTACTCGTACCGCTCAACCTGCACACGCTGGCGATTATCTGGCCCTGCGCGCTGAGCATCGCTTTTGTTGGTTTGATGGAGTCGCTGTTAACCGCCCGTCTGGTGGATGACCTGACGGTTACGCCGTCGAATAAGAATCGCGAAAGCACCGGACTGGGGATTGCCAATATTTTGGCCGGATTTTATGGCGGTATCGCCGGATGCGCGATGATTGGTCAAACCATCGTCAACGTCGAGATGGGTAAAGGACGTAGCCGCGTCTCGACGGTTGCCGCCGGGCTGGTACTGTTGCTGTTAGTCACTGCGTTAAGCGAAGTGATGGCGAAAATCCCCATGTCGGTGCTGGCGGGGATTATGGTGATTGTAGCGGTGAAAACCTTCAGTTGGCACAGCATCCAGCCCGGCACGCTGGCAAAACTCCCCGTTACTGAAACGTTGGTGATGCTGGTGACCGTCGCAGCGACCGTGTCGACCGGCAACCTGGCGATTGGCGTGGTTGCCGGGGTGATAACGATGCTCATTCTGCCACGGATCGTCAGACGCAAACGTACGGCTACATCAGAAACAGCGTTGCCAGACCGAGAAAAATAA